A single window of Nocardia sp. NBC_01327 DNA harbors:
- a CDS encoding MCE family protein: protein MNGNRLINVGIIGIVLAVTISLASLQFDRLPFLANGAHYTAYFGDAGGLLPGDNVQVAGVKVGRVEDVKLDGAKVSVRFSLDSAIGLGTKSTAAIKTNTVLGRKSLEVTPVGPGTLRSNDPIPLERTTSPYSLNDALGDLSTTVKGLDMGQVNTTLDALSATFKDTPAPLRSALDGITALSRSINTRDQALTDLLSKAQGVTKVLADRADKINALLVDGNSLLGELDARRTALGQMITYINQLAQQLTGFVNDNEAQLKPTLDKLNSVLGMLQKNKQSLSDALDALGPYAGALGEQVGSGPYFQAYISNATSKGLQPLIDALVWPEHLPSDLKSYLDNGNQQPPGLYPAQTEPGK, encoded by the coding sequence GTGAACGGAAATCGCCTGATCAATGTGGGCATCATCGGCATCGTGCTGGCGGTGACGATCTCCCTGGCGTCACTGCAGTTCGACCGGTTGCCTTTCCTGGCCAACGGCGCCCACTACACCGCGTACTTCGGTGATGCGGGTGGCCTGCTGCCCGGTGACAATGTGCAGGTCGCGGGCGTCAAGGTCGGTCGCGTGGAGGACGTCAAGCTGGACGGCGCCAAGGTCTCCGTGCGGTTCTCGCTCGATTCCGCCATCGGCCTGGGCACCAAGTCGACCGCCGCCATCAAGACCAATACGGTGCTCGGCCGGAAGTCGCTGGAGGTGACCCCGGTCGGACCGGGCACGCTGCGCTCGAACGATCCGATTCCGTTGGAGCGCACCACTTCTCCGTACTCGCTCAATGACGCGCTCGGTGATCTGTCCACGACGGTCAAGGGCCTGGACATGGGCCAGGTGAATACGACGCTGGATGCCCTGTCCGCGACCTTCAAGGACACTCCCGCGCCGCTGCGGTCCGCGCTGGACGGCATCACCGCGCTGTCGCGCAGTATCAATACCCGCGACCAGGCGCTGACCGATCTGCTCAGCAAGGCGCAGGGCGTCACCAAGGTGCTCGCCGATCGGGCGGACAAGATCAACGCTCTGCTCGTCGACGGCAACAGCCTGCTCGGTGAACTGGATGCCCGGCGTACCGCGCTCGGCCAGATGATCACCTACATCAACCAGCTCGCGCAGCAGCTCACCGGCTTCGTCAACGACAACGAGGCGCAGCTCAAACCGACACTGGACAAACTGAATTCGGTGCTCGGCATGCTGCAGAAGAACAAGCAGAGCCTCTCCGACGCGCTCGACGCCCTCGGCCCGTACGCGGGTGCGCTGGGTGAGCAGGTCGGCAGCGGCCCGTACTTCCAGGCCTACATTTCGAACGCGACCAGTAAGGGCCTCCAGCCCCTGATCGACGCGCTGGTGTGGCCCGAGCATCTGCCCAGTGACCTGAAGTCCTACCTGGACAACGGGAATCAGCAGCCTCCGGGCCTCTACCCGGCGCAGACGGAGCCCGGCAAATGA
- a CDS encoding MCE family protein codes for MNAFKNAGKRVGTLPRWAKIVALLAVVAIVAGIGYSALTRIGKTQITAYFPSTSGLYVGDQVRVLGVHVGRIDSVDPGKDKVTVKMTIDRGIDLPADAKAVIVSPSLVSARFVQIAPAYTGGPKMKDGGSIPIEHTAVPVEWDDIKAELSKLATTLGPVGEDKQGSFGRFVDTAANNLDGNGQAFRDTLKELSGALNTLSDGRTDLFGTIRNLQQFVDVLSKSDDQIVQFGGRLASVSSVLAGVSGDLGAGLDNLDSAVSDVQRFIDSRGGALTESVQRLSDVTQLLVDKRPELERVLHSGPTALVNFYQIYKPALGAVTGYPVLTNFADPLSFLCGSVEALGENDSDKSANLCSTILGPVLQSMAFNYPNFMLSTPTTATAYPEQIKASTPDVAARAANQVVVPNNLAELALPGGN; via the coding sequence ATGAACGCATTCAAGAACGCCGGCAAGCGTGTCGGCACCCTGCCCCGCTGGGCGAAGATCGTCGCACTGCTGGCCGTCGTGGCCATTGTGGCCGGCATCGGATACTCGGCGCTGACCCGCATCGGCAAGACGCAGATCACCGCGTATTTCCCGTCTACCAGCGGGTTGTACGTCGGTGACCAGGTGCGGGTGCTCGGAGTGCATGTGGGCCGGATCGATTCGGTCGACCCGGGCAAGGACAAGGTCACGGTCAAGATGACCATCGACCGCGGCATCGATCTGCCCGCCGATGCCAAGGCCGTGATCGTGTCGCCGTCGCTGGTGTCCGCGCGCTTCGTCCAGATCGCCCCCGCCTACACCGGTGGACCCAAGATGAAGGACGGTGGGAGCATTCCCATCGAGCACACCGCCGTTCCGGTGGAGTGGGACGACATCAAGGCCGAACTGTCCAAGCTGGCAACCACTCTCGGTCCCGTCGGTGAGGACAAGCAGGGTTCGTTCGGACGCTTCGTCGATACCGCCGCGAACAATCTCGACGGCAATGGCCAGGCGTTCCGCGACACCCTCAAGGAACTGTCCGGCGCGCTGAACACCCTGTCGGACGGACGCACCGACCTGTTCGGGACCATTCGCAATCTGCAGCAGTTCGTGGACGTGCTCTCCAAGAGCGATGACCAGATCGTGCAGTTCGGCGGACGGCTCGCCTCGGTGTCCTCGGTACTCGCGGGCGTCTCCGGCGATCTCGGTGCGGGACTGGACAATCTGGACTCCGCGGTCAGCGATGTGCAGCGCTTCATCGATTCGCGCGGCGGCGCGCTGACCGAGAGCGTGCAGCGGCTGTCCGATGTCACCCAGTTGCTCGTGGACAAGCGCCCCGAACTGGAGCGGGTGCTGCACTCCGGTCCCACCGCGCTGGTCAACTTCTATCAGATCTACAAGCCCGCACTCGGTGCGGTGACCGGTTATCCGGTGCTGACCAACTTCGCCGATCCGCTGAGCTTCCTGTGCGGCTCGGTGGAGGCGCTGGGCGAGAACGACTCCGACAAGTCCGCGAACCTGTGCTCGACGATCCTCGGTCCGGTGCTGCAGAGCATGGCTTTCAACTATCCGAATTTCATGCTCAGCACGCCCACCACCGCGACGGCCTATCCGGAGCAGATCAAGGCCAGTACGCCGGATGTGGCCGCACGGGCCGCCAATCAGGTCGTCGTGCCGAACAACCTTGCCGAGCTGGCTCTTCCGGGAGGCAACTGA
- a CDS encoding MCE family protein: protein MKSIIGPKRAAGLAIGIAIALGATGCEWDGLNSLPMPGTQGTGDGSWQVKIQMPNVTTLTRNSPVRVNDVTVGSVTDIEVEGWHALVTIGLNKGVKVPANALAKIGQTSLLGSNHLELDPPTDVAPQGELKAGDVIPLERAGAYPTTEQVLSSLSVVLNGGGISQLENITGELNKALDGNTDAVRDLLPQLNTLATTLDGQTKDIIATMGGLDRFAGVLAQQKDQLASAIDNIHPALTVLADRRQKITEALTSLGGLSDVISQLVQKGGDNLTADLHNIGPVLQTIGDTGENLSKALGMLLTFPFSMHDMDGAVRGDYLNVKITFDLTSARLTKNFLIGTPLGPRYTGVEGALGQQGGTPGDPVDPKVAPLQPKPESQQPSIPGLPPIPGLPAIPGITVPQGSGK, encoded by the coding sequence ATGAAGTCCATCATCGGACCCAAGCGGGCGGCGGGACTGGCGATCGGTATCGCGATCGCGCTGGGGGCCACCGGATGTGAATGGGACGGCCTGAACTCGCTGCCCATGCCGGGCACCCAGGGCACCGGCGACGGCTCCTGGCAGGTCAAGATCCAGATGCCGAATGTCACCACGCTGACCCGTAATTCGCCGGTCCGCGTCAATGACGTCACCGTCGGCTCGGTCACCGATATCGAGGTGGAGGGCTGGCACGCGCTGGTCACCATCGGCCTCAACAAGGGCGTCAAGGTGCCTGCCAACGCACTGGCCAAGATCGGCCAGACCAGTCTGCTCGGCAGTAATCATCTGGAGCTGGACCCGCCGACAGACGTTGCGCCGCAAGGGGAATTGAAGGCCGGTGACGTCATCCCGCTGGAGCGGGCGGGCGCCTACCCGACCACCGAGCAGGTGCTGTCCTCGCTGTCGGTCGTGCTCAACGGCGGCGGTATCAGCCAGCTGGAGAACATCACCGGCGAACTGAACAAGGCGCTCGACGGCAATACCGACGCCGTGCGCGATCTGCTGCCGCAGCTGAATACGCTCGCGACCACCCTGGACGGCCAGACCAAGGACATCATCGCCACCATGGGCGGACTGGACCGGTTCGCGGGAGTCCTTGCGCAGCAGAAGGATCAGCTGGCGTCGGCCATCGACAATATCCACCCCGCCCTGACCGTGCTCGCGGACCGGCGGCAGAAGATCACCGAGGCGCTCACCTCGCTCGGCGGTCTCAGCGATGTCATCTCGCAGCTGGTCCAGAAGGGCGGCGACAACCTCACCGCCGATCTGCACAACATCGGGCCCGTGCTGCAGACGATCGGCGATACCGGCGAAAACCTCAGCAAGGCACTCGGAATGCTGCTCACCTTCCCGTTCTCCATGCACGATATGGACGGTGCGGTGCGCGGCGACTACCTCAATGTGAAGATCACCTTCGACCTCACCTCGGCGCGACTGACGAAGAACTTCCTCATCGGCACTCCGCTCGGACCGCGGTACACCGGTGTGGAGGGTGCGCTCGGCCAGCAGGGCGGTACCCCCGGTGATCCCGTGGATCCGAAGGTTGCTCCGCTGCAGCCGAAGCCGGAGTCACAGCAGCCGAGTATTCCCGGCCTGCCGCCTATTCCGGGTCTGCCCGCGATTCCGGGGATCACCGTGCCGCAAGGGAGTGGAAAGTGA